The Candidatus Woesearchaeota archaeon genome contains a region encoding:
- a CDS encoding phage antirepressor protein, protein MNPSDKALVVFQSKKIRRTWFKDEWQYSLVDIVQALTDSANPTDYLKKLRKRDEELGSYLGTNCPHVEMLTET, encoded by the coding sequence ATGAATCCCTCAGATAAAGCATTAGTTGTATTTCAGAGCAAGAAAATTCGAAGAACTTGGTTTAAAGATGAATGGCAGTATTCTCTAGTTGATATAGTCCAAGCTTTAACAGATAGTGCTAATCCTACCGATTATCTGAAAAAACTGCGTAAAAGAGATGAAGAGCTTGGAAGCTACCTAGGGACAAATTGTCCCCATGTAGAAATGCTGACTGAAAC